A window of Melopsittacus undulatus isolate bMelUnd1 chromosome 2, bMelUnd1.mat.Z, whole genome shotgun sequence contains these coding sequences:
- the LOC117437979 gene encoding pyruvate dehydrogenase E1 component subunit alpha, mitochondrial — protein sequence MRKMLLAVLSRVLQSPAAAAAAAKPASRVMVASRNYADFANEATFEIKKCDLHRLEEGPSTTTVMTREEGLKYYKTMQSIRRMELKADQLYKQKIIRGFCHLYDGQEACCVGIEAAIKPTDHVITAYRAHGFTYTRGVPIREILTELTGRKGGCAKGKGGSMHMYAKNFYGGNGIVGAQVPLGAGIALACKYFGKNEICMALYGDGAANQGQIFETFNMAALWKLPCIFVCENNRYGMGTSVERAAASTDYYRRGDFIPGLRVDGMDVLCVREATKFAAEHCRSGKGPIVMELQTYRYHGHSMSDPGISYRTREEIQEVRSKSDPITLLKDRMVNNNLASIEELKDIDVAVRKEIEEAAQFATTDPEPPLEELCHHIYFNEPPFEVRGPNQWISYKSTS from the exons ATGCGGAAGATGTTGTTGGCCGTGCTCTCCCGGGTGCTGCAGAGTCCGGCAGCGGCTGCCGCCGCCGCAAAACCG gccTCCCGAGTGATGGTAGCATCGCGTAACTATGCAGACTTTGCAAATGAAGCTACATTTGAAATTAAG AAATGTGACCTTCATCGCCTAGAAGAAGGCCCCAGTACCACCACAGTGATGACCCGAGAGGAGGGGCTCAAGTACTACAAGACAATGCAGTCCATCCGACGCATGGAGCTGAAAGCTGATCAGCTGTACAAGCAGAAGATTATTCGTGGCTTCTGCCACTTATACGATGGGCAG GAGGCTTGCTGCGTAGGGATTGAAGCTGCCATAAAGCCTACAGACCATGTGATAACAGCTTACAGGGCTCATGGCTTTACCTATACGCGAGGAGTGCCTATTCGAGAAATTCTCACTGAACTTACAG GGCGAAAAGGAGGATgtgcaaagggaaaaggaggatcAATGCACATGTATGCCAAAAACTTCTATGGTGGAAATGGAATTGTTGGTGCTCAG GTTCCTCTTGGAGCTGGGATTGCGCTGGCCTGTAAATACTTTGGtaaaaatgaaatctgcatGGCCTTATATGGGGATGGTGCAGCCAATCAG ggcCAGATATTTGAAACATTCAACATGGCTGCCTTGTGGAAGTTGCCTTGTATTTTTGTCTGTGAGAATAACCGGTATGGAATGGGAACTTCAGTTGAAAGAGCGGCAGCCAGTACCGACTACTATAGAAGAGGGGACTTCATTCCAGGTCTCAGA GTGGATGGCATGGATGTTCTCTGTGTTCGAGAAGCAACAAAGTTTGCAGCAGAACACTGCAGATCTGGCAAA ggtCCTATTGTGATGGAGTTACAGACCTACCGTTACCATGGCCATAGTATGAGTGACCCTGGAATAAG CTATCGCACTAGGGAAGAAATTCAAGAAGTGAGAAGCAAAAGCGATCCCATTACTTTGCTGAAGGACAGAATGGTCAACAATAACCTGGCTAGCATTGAAGAATTAAAG GATATTGATGTGGCAGTAAGGAAGGAGATTGAGGAAGCAGCTCAGTTTGCTACCACTGACCCGGAGCCACCACTAGAAGAACTTTGTCACCACATCTACTTCAATGAGCCACCCTTTGAAGTGCGGGGCCCAAACCAGTGGATAAGCTACAAGTCTACCAGCTAA
- the LOC101871408 gene encoding pyruvate dehydrogenase E1 component subunit alpha, mitochondrial yields the protein MVASRNYADFANEATFEIKKCDLHRLEEGPSTTTVMTREEGLQYYKTMQIIRRMELKSDQLYKQKIIRGFCHLYDGQEACCVGIEAAIKPTDHVITAYRAHGFTYTRGVPIREILTELTGRKGGCAKGKGGSMHMYAKNFYGGNGIVGAQVPLGAGIALACKYFGKNEICVALYGDGAANQGQVFEAYNMAALWKLPCIFVCENNRYGMGTSVERAAASTDYYRRGDFIPGLRVDGMDVLCVREATKFAAEHCRSGKGPIVMELQTYRYHGHSMSDPGISYRTREEIQEVRSKSDPITLLKDRMVNNNLASIEELKDIDVAVRNETEEAAQFATTDPEPPLEELCHHIYFNEPPFEVRGPNQWIKYKSGS from the exons ATGGTAGCATCGCGTAACTATGCAGACTTTGCAAATGAAGCTACATTTGAAATTAAG AAATGTGACCTTCATCGCCTAGAAGAAGGCCCCAGTACCACCACAGTGATGACCCGAGAGGAGGGGCTCCAGTACTACAAGACAATGCAGATCATACGACGCATGGAGCTGAAGTCTGACCAGCTGTACAAGCAGAAGATTATTCGTGGCTTCTGCCATTTATACGATGGGCAG GAGGCTTGCTGCGTAGGGATTGAAGCTGCCATAAAGCCTACAGACCATGTGATAACAGCTTACAGGGCTCATGGCTTTACCTATACGCGAGGAGTACCTATTCGAGAAATTCTCACTGAACTTACAG GGCGAAAAGGAGGATgtgcaaagggaaaaggaggatcAATGCACATGTATGCCAAAAACTTCTATGGTGGAAATGGAATTGTTGGTGCTCAG GTTCCTCTTGGAGCTGGGATTGCGCTGGCCTGTAAATACTTTGGTAAAAATGAAATCTGCGTGGCCTTATATGGGGATGGTGCAGCCAATCAG GGCCAGGTATTTGAAGCATACAACATGGCTGCCTTGTGGAAGTTGCCTTGTATTTTTGTCTGTGAGAATAACCGGTATGGAATGGGAACTTCAGTTGAAAGAGCGGCAGCCAGTACCGACTACTATAGAAGAGGGGACTTCATTCCAGGTCTCAGA GTGGATGGCATGGATGTTCTCTGTGTTCGAGAAGCAACGAAGTTTGCAGCAGAACACTGCAGATCTGGCAAA ggtCCTATTGTGATGGAGTTACAGACCTACCGTTACCATGGCCATAGTATGAGTGACCCTGGAATAAG CTATCGCACTAGGGAAGAAATTCAAGAAGTGAGAAGCAAAAGCGATCCCATTACTTTGCTGAAGGACAGAATGGTCAACAATAACCTGGCTAGCATTGAAGAATTAAAG GATATTGATGTGGCAGTAAGGAACGAGACTGAGGAAGCAGCTCAGTTTGCTACCACTGACCCGGAGCCACCACTAGAAGAACTTTGTCACCACATCTACTTCAATGAGCCACCCTTTGAAGTGCGGGGCCCAAATCAGTGGATAAAGTACAAGTCTGGCAGCTAA